Proteins from a genomic interval of Treponema brennaborense DSM 12168:
- a CDS encoding Smr/MutS family protein — protein MMDFEDILAQWDEQCRRNARGARKNDDNVPRKRLANASDRNKTAAVGSASVSASDGTRGDKTRGGGITQSGGNSCGNGSPCGSGGDRYAGEQPRVNPMDLWLRRYGVVDKDAAAAASLERERAQNREYLKSLPPEAKVDLHGLTRDEAWARLDSFIGDCAHRGLRKVLIVHGKGNHSSDKAGDSVLSAMVRSFIECDKRLGISGHPDKKLGGTGATWVIIRKK, from the coding sequence ATGATGGATTTTGAAGATATTCTTGCACAATGGGACGAACAGTGCAGGCGGAACGCCCGCGGCGCGCGGAAAAACGATGATAACGTGCCGCGCAAACGGCTTGCAAACGCATCCGACCGGAACAAAACCGCCGCGGTCGGTTCTGCATCGGTATCGGCTTCGGACGGCACGCGCGGAGACAAAACGCGCGGCGGCGGAATCACACAGAGCGGCGGCAACTCGTGCGGAAATGGCAGCCCGTGCGGCAGCGGCGGCGATCGGTACGCCGGTGAACAACCCCGCGTAAACCCGATGGATCTGTGGCTGCGGCGTTACGGCGTCGTTGACAAGGATGCCGCGGCTGCGGCGTCCCTCGAGCGGGAGCGTGCGCAGAATCGGGAATATCTGAAATCGCTGCCGCCGGAAGCAAAAGTGGACTTGCACGGACTTACCCGCGACGAAGCCTGGGCGCGGCTCGACAGTTTTATCGGCGACTGCGCGCACCGCGGGCTCCGGAAAGTGCTCATCGTACACGGCAAAGGTAATCACAGTTCCGATAAAGCCGGGGATTCCGTGCTGAGTGCGATGGTTCGTTCTTTTATCGAATGCGACAAGCGGCTCGGTATTTCCGGACATCCGGACAAAAAACTGGGCGGTACCGGTGCCACCTGGGTAATAATCCGAAAAAAATGA
- a CDS encoding DnaJ domain-containing protein — translation MDDLYAVLGVPKTATADELKKAYRDAAFKYHPDRNPGDALAEEKFKNINAAYDVLGDPSKRAQYDRYGAAGQNPYASQTQNRPYGSAGQTGDPFWDMFGGYGGGSYGNTDSGRRYTYTWTNDSAEDYKPTKSAAFASFIKYACIFLLGVFFFRYSWFIFPFGPILSIAAIANGITGAVRSILYILKPKPRQ, via the coding sequence ATGGACGATTTGTATGCCGTTCTGGGCGTGCCCAAAACGGCAACTGCTGACGAATTAAAAAAAGCATACCGTGACGCGGCTTTTAAATATCATCCGGACAGAAACCCCGGCGATGCTCTTGCTGAAGAAAAATTCAAGAATATAAACGCGGCGTACGACGTGCTCGGCGATCCTTCAAAACGTGCGCAATACGACCGTTACGGAGCCGCCGGACAGAATCCGTATGCTTCCCAAACGCAGAACCGTCCGTACGGTTCTGCCGGACAGACCGGCGATCCGTTTTGGGATATGTTCGGCGGATACGGCGGCGGATCTTACGGCAATACCGATTCCGGTCGCCGCTATACCTATACCTGGACGAACGATTCTGCGGAAGACTATAAACCGACGAAATCCGCTGCGTTCGCTTCGTTCATCAAATATGCGTGTATCTTTTTATTGGGAGTATTCTTTTTCAGATATTCGTGGTTTATTTTCCCGTTCGGCCCCATATTGTCCATAGCGGCGATTGCGAACGGGATTACGGGAGCCGTACGCTCGATCTTATATATTCTGAAGCCGAAACCGCGGCAGTAA
- a CDS encoding histidinol-phosphatase codes for MKTNYHTHTTFCDGNDTPEAMLQAALQKGFDVFGFSGHSMYPFAAEWHIAPRNFDTYKEEIRRLKAAYGARIGVLYGFEADYLPPLSKPHRALYDALQPDFLIGSVHYITENPDAQPAACRWFTADGPVKEVADGIQDVFGGDGKKAVQTYFSLQRDMMRNGEFDIAGHIDVIRKRNGTLRFFDETEPWYKRELAATAEIAAKTGVIVEINTGGIARKAIDDCYPSAAFLAQLRRYDVPVTVCSDAHAARDVDCAFDLARRKALDAGYRETAYLLPAEGGVPRRCTAEL; via the coding sequence GTGAAAACGAATTATCACACGCACACGACGTTCTGCGACGGAAACGATACGCCCGAAGCGATGCTGCAAGCCGCGCTGCAAAAGGGATTCGACGTGTTCGGCTTTTCCGGGCACAGCATGTATCCGTTCGCCGCCGAATGGCACATCGCTCCGCGAAATTTCGATACGTATAAAGAAGAAATACGGCGGCTCAAAGCCGCGTACGGCGCACGTATCGGCGTTTTGTACGGATTTGAGGCTGACTACCTGCCGCCGCTTTCAAAGCCGCACAGGGCGCTCTACGACGCGCTGCAGCCCGATTTTCTGATAGGTTCCGTTCATTACATTACGGAGAATCCCGACGCCCAGCCGGCGGCGTGCAGGTGGTTCACCGCGGACGGTCCGGTAAAAGAAGTCGCGGACGGGATCCAGGACGTTTTCGGCGGAGACGGAAAAAAAGCGGTGCAAACGTATTTTTCACTGCAGCGGGACATGATGCGGAACGGCGAATTCGATATCGCCGGTCATATCGACGTTATCAGAAAACGGAACGGAACGCTTCGCTTTTTCGACGAAACGGAACCGTGGTACAAACGGGAACTTGCGGCAACTGCGGAAATCGCGGCGAAAACCGGCGTGATCGTCGAAATCAATACCGGCGGAATCGCCCGCAAGGCGATCGACGACTGTTATCCGTCGGCAGCTTTTTTGGCACAATTGCGCCGGTATGACGTTCCCGTAACGGTCTGCTCGGACGCCCACGCGGCGCGAGACGTCGACTGTGCGTTCGATCTTGCACGGCGGAAAGCTCTGGACGCGGGATACCGGGAAACGGCGTATCTGCTGCCGGCAGAAGGCGGCGTGCCACGACGCTGTACGGCGGAACTGTAA
- the infA gene encoding translation initiation factor IF-1 yields MAKEEAIEVEGIVREALPNTMFRVELQNKHVILAHLSGKMRKHYIRIVPGDSVKVALSPYDLNRGRIIFRER; encoded by the coding sequence GTGGCTAAAGAGGAAGCAATTGAAGTCGAAGGTATCGTCAGGGAAGCATTGCCGAATACGATGTTCCGAGTTGAGCTTCAAAACAAACACGTGATTCTGGCTCACTTGTCAGGAAAAATGCGCAAACACTACATCAGAATAGTTCCCGGAGACAGCGTCAAAGTAGCGTTGTCTCCGTATGATTTGAACCGGGGACGAATTATCTTCCGGGAACGGTAA
- a CDS encoding hybrid sensor histidine kinase/response regulator: MQPVQSSFLASTLHEIRTPIQTILGTAELLQETQLDPEQQEYVRQIAFSADVLYTLANEILDFEKIRTGSMQIEYIPCAVGTLTEQIVDLLCIEAHNKGLELVTDIADSVPETIIGDPVRIQQILLNLVKNAVKFTQSGYVAVKVSARKGADGAGTLSFQVIDSGIGVSDSAKKLIFKEFVQADASTTRKYGGTGLGLAISTRLAALMNGKITVTDNEDGGAVFTFTLPYERPADAHQADVHPAAENPADVQKNDRSETRIVPDGFRILLVDDSRIALESMRNKIRRFGGTDVETAASGEEALQKLRAAHQAGKDFAVAFIDMIMPVMDGWRLSADINSDITINGTKLFLMIPEGAMGRDAKMKLLDWFNGYLYKPVKMQMLEALLKDAVADPLELPPADIPEKPPVSVEELPVAVEELPVAAEEPRNAPAPQKTEPSVGCSVLAVEDHPVNRKIITTFLSGFGAVVYTAENGREAIRVVREHPDISIVFMDIQMPVMNGLDAAVALRKQGYPGIIIACTANSDPADFREYGRSGMDDTLVKPFKKQTLKAMLDKWTGAAAQTAALQTAAPSANAVRTQRKQPLWDKTELLKSFGNDEPFIADLIREYMKQTDSLLTLLRAGGTPGDADSSRRAAHTLKGSSAAIYARPLAQSAERLEQAYKDGNAANADALLAEFGSLYAAFAEEFRSKGKIS; the protein is encoded by the coding sequence ATGCAGCCGGTTCAGAGCAGTTTTCTCGCCTCGACACTTCACGAAATTCGGACACCGATACAGACGATATTGGGAACGGCGGAACTGCTGCAGGAAACGCAGCTCGATCCGGAACAGCAGGAATACGTGCGGCAGATAGCGTTCAGCGCGGACGTCCTGTACACGCTGGCAAACGAAATTCTCGATTTTGAAAAGATACGCACGGGAAGTATGCAAATCGAATACATTCCCTGCGCCGTCGGAACGCTTACCGAACAAATCGTCGATTTACTCTGTATTGAAGCGCACAATAAAGGGCTCGAACTGGTCACGGATATCGCCGACTCCGTGCCGGAAACGATAATCGGAGATCCCGTCCGCATTCAGCAGATATTGCTGAATCTGGTAAAAAACGCGGTCAAGTTCACGCAGTCCGGATACGTCGCGGTCAAAGTATCCGCCCGGAAGGGCGCGGACGGCGCCGGTACGCTGAGTTTTCAAGTTATCGATTCGGGGATCGGCGTTTCGGACAGTGCAAAAAAATTGATTTTCAAGGAATTCGTGCAGGCGGATGCTTCAACGACGCGCAAATACGGCGGAACGGGTCTGGGACTCGCGATATCGACGCGGCTCGCCGCACTCATGAACGGAAAGATAACCGTTACGGACAACGAGGACGGCGGCGCCGTGTTTACGTTTACCCTGCCGTACGAACGACCGGCGGACGCTCATCAGGCGGATGTTCATCCGGCGGCGGAAAATCCGGCGGACGTGCAAAAAAACGACCGCTCCGAAACACGCATCGTGCCCGACGGATTCAGAATACTGCTGGTAGACGACAGCCGCATCGCGCTTGAAAGTATGCGGAATAAAATCCGCCGGTTCGGCGGTACGGACGTGGAAACGGCCGCTTCGGGAGAAGAAGCGCTGCAAAAACTACGGGCAGCGCATCAGGCGGGGAAAGATTTTGCCGTCGCGTTCATAGACATGATAATGCCCGTTATGGACGGCTGGCGGTTATCGGCGGACATCAATTCGGATATCACGATAAACGGCACCAAACTGTTTCTCATGATTCCCGAAGGCGCTATGGGCAGAGACGCCAAAATGAAACTGCTCGACTGGTTCAACGGATATTTGTACAAACCGGTTAAAATGCAGATGCTCGAAGCGCTGCTGAAAGACGCCGTCGCGGATCCGCTTGAATTGCCGCCGGCGGATATTCCGGAAAAACCGCCGGTTTCTGTTGAAGAGCTGCCCGTTGCTGTTGAAGAGCTGCCCGTTGCTGCCGAAGAACCGCGGAACGCTCCGGCTCCGCAAAAAACCGAACCGTCCGTCGGCTGTTCGGTATTGGCGGTCGAAGACCATCCGGTGAACCGGAAAATCATCACGACGTTTCTGAGCGGATTCGGCGCCGTCGTATACACGGCGGAAAACGGCCGGGAAGCGATCCGCGTCGTACGGGAACACCCCGACATAAGCATCGTGTTTATGGATATTCAGATGCCGGTCATGAACGGACTAGACGCCGCAGTTGCACTCAGAAAACAAGGATACCCCGGGATCATCATCGCCTGTACGGCAAACTCGGATCCCGCGGATTTTCGGGAATACGGCCGCAGCGGGATGGACGATACGCTGGTAAAACCGTTCAAAAAGCAGACGCTGAAAGCGATGCTCGACAAATGGACCGGAGCAGCCGCGCAAACCGCTGCACTTCAAACCGCAGCGCCGTCTGCGAACGCCGTCCGTACGCAGCGGAAACAGCCGCTCTGGGATAAAACGGAACTGCTGAAATCGTTCGGCAATGACGAACCGTTCATAGCGGATCTCATAAGAGAATACATGAAACAAACCGATTCGCTGCTGACTTTACTGCGCGCAGGCGGTACGCCGGGCGACGCGGACAGTTCCCGCCGGGCGGCGCACACGCTCAAAGGCAGCTCTGCGGCGATATACGCGCGGCCGCTCGCACAGAGCGCGGAACGGCTGGAGCAGGCGTATAAAGACGGAAATGCCGCGAACGCCGACGCGCTGTTAGCCGAATTCGGCAGTCTGTACGCAGCGTTTGCCGAAGAATTCCGCTCAAAAGGAAAAATATCGTGA
- a CDS encoding TraR/DksA family transcriptional regulator, whose protein sequence is MEKEFVSEMKEKLLEQKKEIIDSLLENNADFRQLVEGGEARDCIDEASDVVDRKMLEALGTKDTNRLNAINAALSRIELGKYGLCMKCGKPIPEARLRAIPFAMLCIDCKAADERRNR, encoded by the coding sequence ATGGAAAAAGAATTTGTATCGGAAATGAAAGAAAAATTGCTTGAGCAGAAAAAAGAAATTATAGATTCACTGCTGGAAAATAACGCTGATTTCAGACAGCTCGTTGAAGGCGGCGAAGCGCGCGATTGTATAGACGAAGCTTCCGACGTCGTCGACCGAAAGATGCTCGAAGCGCTCGGCACTAAAGATACGAACCGTTTGAACGCGATCAACGCGGCTTTGAGCCGCATCGAACTGGGGAAATACGGTCTGTGCATGAAATGCGGCAAACCGATTCCCGAAGCGCGGCTTCGGGCCATTCCGTTCGCCATGCTGTGCATCGACTGCAAGGCTGCGGACGAACGCCGCAATCGCTGA